Proteins from a genomic interval of Lolium perenne isolate Kyuss_39 chromosome 1, Kyuss_2.0, whole genome shotgun sequence:
- the LOC127340299 gene encoding probable GABA transporter 2, with translation MAVGDPGRDGRMDDGLRPRASDLPGSGWAFYLVVAVQTAINTGTTIGIFITGYWAFGKTVRSNAMQSFMPETGPSLAPTWLLGLAVVLVLLQLLAIALLYAQVAYEVMEKMLADPTQGRFSRRNLMPRLALRTIYVAFCAFVAAALPFFGAIVGVIGSVGFIPLDFVIPVVMYNMAVSPPRRSLVYITNLMIMVVFTGVGVIGDVASIRKLVLNAGRFKLFTTLAPPAAGKMAKALVICYSVASFTFYLPAITGYWAFGKTVRSNAMQSLMPETGPSLAPTWLLGLAVVLVLLQLLAIALLYAQVAYEVMEKMLADPTQGRFSRRNLMPRLALRTIYVAFCAFVAAALPFFGAIVGVIGSVGFIPLDFVIPVVMYNMAVSPPRRSLVYITNLMIMVVFTGVGVIGAVASIRKLVLNAGRFKLFSDHAFN, from the exons ATGGCGGTCGGTGACCCAGGACGAGATGGCCGGATGGATGATGGATTGCGGCCACGAGCGAGCGATTTACCAG GATCTGGATGGGCGTTCTACCTGGTGGTGGCCGTGCAGACTGCCATCAACACCGGGACAACCATCGGCA TCTTTATCACCGGCTACTGGGCCTTTGGCAAGACGGTGCGGTCCAACGCCATGCAAAGCTTTATGCCTGAGACGGGGCCCTCGCTAGCACCGACATGGCTTCTCGGCCTCGCCGTTGTGctcgtcctcctccagctcctcGCCATCGCGTTGTTGTACGCACAAGTGGCGTACGAggtgatggagaagatgttggcgGACCCGACGCAAGGGAGGTTCTCACGGCGGAACCTCATGCCGCGGTTGGCGCTGAGGACCATCTATGTGGCGTTTTGCGCGTTTGTTGCGGCGGCACTGCCGTTCTTCGGTGCCATTGTGGGCGTGATTGGGTCTGTGGGGTTCATCCCGCTCGACTTTGTGATTCCAGTCGTCATGTACAACATGGCCGTGTCTCCACCTAGGAGGTCGCTGGTGTACATAACCAATTTGATGATCATGGTTGTGTTCACCGGCGTCGGGGTCATTGGCGACGTCGCCTCCATTCGGAAACTTGTGCTCAACGCCGGGCGGTTCAAGCTCTTCA CCACGCTAGCGCCACCGGCGGCTGGGAAGATGGCGAAGGCGCTGGTGATCTGCTACTCGGTAGCGTCCTTCACCTTCTACCTACCAGCCATCACCGGCTACTGGGCCTTTGGCAAGACGGTGCGGTCCAACGCCATGCAGAGCCTTATGCCTGAGACGGGGCCCTCGCTAGCACCGACATGGCTTCTCGGCCTTGCCGTTGTGctcgtcctcctccagctccttgcCATCGCGTTGTTGTACGCACAAGTGGCGTATGAggtgatggagaagatgttggcgGACCCGACGCAAGGGAGGTTCTCACGGCGGAACCTCATGCCGCGGTTGGCGTTGAGGACCATCTATGTGGCGTTCTGCGCGTTTGTTGCGGCGGCACTGCCGTTCTTCGGTGCCATTGTGGGCGTGATTGGGTCCGTGGGGTTCATCCCTCTCGACTTTGTGATTCCAGTCGTCATGTACAACATGGCCGTGTCTCCACCTAGGAGGTCGCTGGTGTACATAACCAATTTGATGATCATGGTTGTGTTCACGGGCGTCGGGGTCATTGGCGCCGTCGCCTCCATTCGGAAACTTGTGCTCAACGCCGGGCGGTTCAAGCTCTTCAGCGACCATGCCTTCAATTGA
- the LOC127327821 gene encoding probable GABA transporter 2 has translation MAGHTHTGLTPFLVSPASGHGTPTSSYAGSCSYADGKAAPETGDAGAAFVLESKGTWWHAGFHLTTAMVGPTVLTLPYALRGMGWGVGLTALTAVAAVTFYTYYLMSRVLDHCEAAGRRHIRFRELAADVLGSGWIFYLVVTVQTLINAGITIGSILIAGNCLQIMYTSLTPDGPLKLYHFIMVVAVVLALFSQMPSFHSLRYINLGSLLLCFGYTILVSGACIRAGMSSNAPVKDYSLSPSMSGKTFDAFMSISILATVFGNGILPEIQATLAPPAAGKMVKALTMCYAVVFFTFYLSAISGYWAFGNAVQSNALQSLMPDEGPALAPTWLLGLSVMLVLLQLLAIALVYSQVAYEIMEKRSADAAHGRFSRRNLVPRVALRTGYVAACAFVAAALPFFGDIVGVVGALGFIPLDFVLPVVMYNVALAPPRRSLVYVAHVVIIIVFTAVGVIGAVASVRKLVLDAGQFKPFSDHVVD, from the exons ATGGCCGGCCACACCCACACCGGATTGACCCCGTTCCTCGTCTCGCCGGCGAGTGGGCACGGCACGCCCACCTCTTCCTACGCCGGCTCCTGCTCCTATGCCGACGGCAAGGCCGCGCCGGAGACGGGCGACGCGGGGGCGGCGTTCGTGCTGGAGTCCAAAGGGACGTGGTGGCACGCGGGGTTCCACCTCACGACGGCCATGGTCGGGCCGACGGTGCTGACGCTGCCGTACGCGCTCCGGGGCATGGGCTGGGGCGTGGGCCTCACGGCGCtcaccgccgtcgccgccgtgacCTTTTACACCTACTACCTCATGTCCAGGGTGCTCGACCACTGCGAGGCCGCCGGCCGTCGACACATCCGCTTCCGGGAGCTCGCCGCCGACGTCCTCG GATCTGGGTGGATATTCTACCTGGTGGTGACGGTGCAGACGTTGATCAACGCCGGGATCACCATCGGCAGCATCCTCATAGCCGGCAACTGCCTACAG ATTATGTACACAAGCCTGACGCCTGATGGCCCGTTGAAGCTGTACCATTTCATCATGGTCGTCGCCGTCGTGCTGGCTCTGTTCTCGCAGATGCCGTCGTTCCACTCGCTGCGCTACATTAACCTAGGCTCCCTGCTCCTCTGCTTTGGCTACACCATCCTCGTCTCCGGTGCTTGCATCCGGGCAG GTATGTCGAGCAACGCTCCTGTGAAGGATTACTCGTTGAGCCCGTCCATGTCCGGGAAGACCTTCGACGCATTCATGTCCATCTCCATCCTGGCCACCGTGTTTGGCAACGGCATCCTACCGGAGATCCAGGCCACGCTGGCGCCACCGGCGGCCGGGAAGATGGTGAAGGCGCTGACGATGTGCTACGCCGTGGTCTTCTTCACATTCTACCTGTCGGCCATCTCCGGCTACTGGGCCTTCGGCAACGCGGTGCAGTCCAACGCCCTGCAGAGCCTTATGCCGGACGAGGGTCCCGCGCTGGCGCCGACGTGGCTGCTCGGCCTCTCTGTGATGCTCGTCCTCCTGCAGCTGCTGGCCATCGCGCTGGTGTACTCGCAGGTGGCGTACGAGATCATGGAGAAGCGGTCGGCGGACGCGGCGCACGGGAGGTTCTCGCGGCGGAATCTGGTGCCGCGCGTGGCGCTGCGGACCGGGTACGTGGCGGCATGCGCGTTCGTGGCGGCGGCGCTGCCCTTCTTCGGCGACATCGTGGGCGTGGTCGGTGCCCTCGGGTTCATCCCGCTCGACTTTGTGCTCCCCGTCGTCATGTACAACGTGGCGCTGGCACCGCCTAGGAGATCCCTGGTGTACGTAGCCCATGTGGTGATCATCATCGTGTTTACTGCCGTCGGGGTCATTGGCGCCGTGGCGTCCGTGAGGAAGCTCGTGCTCGACGCAGGGCAGTTCAAGCCGTTTAGCGATCACGTTGTTGACTAA